The genomic window AGGCTGCCGACGGCGAAACCATGGTCCGCAGCCGTCAAGGCGCCGCCGCGATCGATCCGAACGACCCCGCAACCTGGGGCAAGGTGCCGCGCAACGCGGCCTGCCCGTGCGGGTCCGGCAAGAAATACAAACAGTGCCACGGCAAGATCTGAACCGGGGCTGACGTCCGGGACGCCCCGGTGTCAGCGCATCAGAGAGACGACCGTTCCGCGGTTTTCCAGAACAGTCACTTCGGCCAGGCCGGCCAAGACAAGTTCGACGTCACCGTCCGCTCCGCCGAACGGCAGGCAGATGATGCGTATTCCTGCCGCTGTCGAAAGCACTGGCTCGCGATCCTCCGCCGACCGCCGGATGCAACGGGCCACTGCCGGCGGGAGACCGCCTTTCGGAGCGGTCGTCGCGCCGATCGGGTTGCCGCCGAGCAGATCGGCCGCAGCCTCACCCGCAAATTCAACCTGGAAGCGTTGCCTGTCCTGATAGGCGAGAACCACGTGCGGCATCTCGTCGACCAGATCCGACAGAAACAGATTTTCCGATAGCGGCAGCGATGCGTCGGTACGCGAGAACTCCCAGTAGGTTCTCAATCCCCGCAAGACCGAGTCCACCCGGTCAGTAGATCCTGCACGCCGTTCTGGCCTGAAATCCAAGATCATGAGCCCCTCCTTCGGCGTTGCCATGCGCCGTGGCTATGGACGGTCGAAGACGATTTTTCGCTCCTGCAGACCGCCTTTTGCCAGCTCCCCAATTCGTTTTCGTTCCGCGGACAGACTGTCTTGATGACGTTTGCAGAGCCGCAGATCCGGCCGCATCCCTTAAGACGCAGCACCAGATCGTATGTGACATGGAACCCGACTGCAATGTGACTTCCGGGCTGCAAATGTTTTTCAATTATGGATATCGGCCCGGCAGGCCGGTCGAATGCGCCTGCGTCAGAGGGCCGGGCGTTCGGCTGCGTCCCTGACGGCGGCGATCCTCTGGATACAGGCGGGACGCGGCGTGCTCACCGTCAAGTCCTCGAACGCCACCACCCGCAGCTCCGGACGGCAGAGGATCAGCAACTCCTCCCGGTGCAGCAGAAAGTCCGGGTTCGAGGGCCGCCCGTAGGCCTCGTTCCCCAGCGCGAAGGTCTCGTAAATGAGGATCCCGCCGGGCGCGACCGCCGCGATGATATCGCGCATGGCCGGACGGTAGAGATAGTTGGTGACGACCACACAGCCGAAGGTCCGGCTTTTCAGCGGCCACGGCCTCCCGGCCTCGAGGTCCGAGGCGACGAGTTCGACACGCGCATCCGCCGCCATATCGGCGACGCGCGAAATATCCTGATCCAGCAGGACGACCGGATTTCCCCGTGCCCGGAAAAAGCGACCGTGCCGGCCAGCGCCGCAGGCCACATCGAGGACCTCCGCATCCCGCGGAACCCGTTCGGCGAACCGCACGACCCATTCCGACGGTTTGGCCATTGGGCCTGCGGCGGAACTGACCGTGCTCATGGTGCGGCCTCTGCGGATGCGACGACCGGAACGATCGCGCCGGAGTAACTGCATTCCGGGACGGCAAGGCGGAGAAAGACCGGGCCGGCGGCCTCGACCGGCGTGACGGAGCGGGGATCCTCGTCGGGAAAGGCCGAGGCGCGCATTCCGGTCTGCATCGCGCCCGGATCGACTGCATTGATCTTGAGACCGAATTTGCGGTTCTCGGCGGCGTAAGCCCGCATCATCGCTTCAAGCCCCGCCTTGCTCGCCGCATAGGCGCTCCAGTCCGCGTGCGCCCCGCGCGCCGCACCGGAAGTGACGAAAATACAGCGTCCCGCGTCCGAGAATGCGAGGAAGGGATGCAACAGCCGCAGAAGCCGGAACGGCGCCGTCAGATTGACGCCGATCACCTCGTCCCAGACTTTTGAGTCGAGAGCCGCAAGTGGTTCCAGCTCGCCAAGCAGCGCCGCATTCAGAACGAGAATATCGAGCCGACCGCCCTGCCGCTCGATCTCGGCCATGAGAGCCGCTTCTGCCTTGCCGTCCGACCGCGACAGATCCGCGGCCACCGGGACCGCCCGGCCGCCTTCGGACTCGATCTCCGCCCTCCGCGCCTCCAGCGCCGCCGCGTCCCGCGCGACGGTCAGGACGGTCGCTCCCGCCCGCGCAAAGGTCCTCGCGACCTCGGCGCCGATCCCGCGCGAGGCGCCGGTCACCAGCGCGACCCGTCCGGCAAGCGGCTTGTCCGCCTCATGCACCGCTTCGGCAAGTTTCTGGTCCTCGGCAATAATGCCGAGCTCGTGCCGGATGTCCTCGAGCGCCGCCTCCAGCGTGTCGACGATGTCGTCGACCTGTTCCTTCGTGACGACGAAGGGCGGCGCGATCAGCAGCGTGTCCCGGACGGCCCGCACGATGATGCCGCGCGCCTTGAGATTCTCGCGGCAGACCGCGGCGACAACGCCAGGCGGATCGAAGAATTGATGCCGCGCCTTGTCCTGGATCAGCTCCACCGCCCCAAGCAGCCCGAGCCCCCGCACCTCGCCGACCAGCGGATGCGCCGCGAGCCGGGCCAGCGTCGAACAGAAATAGGGACCGATATCGTCCCGCACCCGTTCCACCAGCCGCTCTCGCTTCAGGATCGCCAGGTTCTCCAGCGCGACCGCCGCCGCGACGGGATGGCCGGAATAGGTGAAGCCATGCGCGAGACCGCCCTCGGCATCGCGCAGGACCTCTGCGATCGGATCCGAGATCATCAGGGCGGAGATCGGCTGGTAACCGGACGAGAGCCCCTTGGCCAAGGTCATGAAATCCGGGCTGAGACCGAACAGCTCGGCGGCCGACCAGGCGCCGAGCCGGCCGAAAGCGCTGATCACCTCGTCGAGCGCGAACAGCACGTCGTGCTTCTGGCAGATCCGCTGCACCTCCGCGAGATAACCCTCCGGTGGAAAGATCAGGCCGCCCGCGCCCTGGATCGGCTCGCAGATGAAAAGCGCGACATTCTCCGCGCCGAGTTCCTCGATCTTTCGCTCCAGCGCGAGCGCCGCCTGTGCGGCGAAGGCGGCTTCCGGCATCTCGTGGCCGTGCAGGAACCGGTAGGGTGCATGGATATGGGCGAAATCGGGCAGACCGGTACCGCCCTGCGCATGCATCGCGCCGATGCCGCCGGCACTGAGCGCCGCCAGGGTC from Nisaea sediminum includes these protein-coding regions:
- a CDS encoding class I SAM-dependent methyltransferase, with protein sequence MSTVSSAAGPMAKPSEWVVRFAERVPRDAEVLDVACGAGRHGRFFRARGNPVVLLDQDISRVADMAADARVELVASDLEAGRPWPLKSRTFGCVVVTNYLYRPAMRDIIAAVAPGGILIYETFALGNEAYGRPSNPDFLLHREELLILCRPELRVVAFEDLTVSTPRPACIQRIAAVRDAAERPAL
- a CDS encoding aminotransferase, with amino-acid sequence MSETDGRTLGQRDAAHHLHPFTDNRELEASGGATVIERGEGCYLWDDQGHRYLDALAGLWCVNVGYGRKELADVAARQMQRLAYYNTFFNTTTGPTAELAETLAALMPGHLNTAIFANSGSEVCDSAIRLARFYWQKVGKPQKRIVIGREEGYHGSTLAALSAGGIGAMHAQGGTGLPDFAHIHAPYRFLHGHEMPEAAFAAQAALALERKIEELGAENVALFICEPIQGAGGLIFPPEGYLAEVQRICQKHDVLFALDEVISAFGRLGAWSAAELFGLSPDFMTLAKGLSSGYQPISALMISDPIAEVLRDAEGGLAHGFTYSGHPVAAAVALENLAILKRERLVERVRDDIGPYFCSTLARLAAHPLVGEVRGLGLLGAVELIQDKARHQFFDPPGVVAAVCRENLKARGIIVRAVRDTLLIAPPFVVTKEQVDDIVDTLEAALEDIRHELGIIAEDQKLAEAVHEADKPLAGRVALVTGASRGIGAEVARTFARAGATVLTVARDAAALEARRAEIESEGGRAVPVAADLSRSDGKAEAALMAEIERQGGRLDILVLNAALLGELEPLAALDSKVWDEVIGVNLTAPFRLLRLLHPFLAFSDAGRCIFVTSGAARGAHADWSAYAASKAGLEAMMRAYAAENRKFGLKINAVDPGAMQTGMRASAFPDEDPRSVTPVEAAGPVFLRLAVPECSYSGAIVPVVASAEAAP